Proteins co-encoded in one uncultured Methanomethylovorans sp. genomic window:
- a CDS encoding RNA-guided endonuclease TnpB family protein encodes MKKGNVYRIYPDKEQKTLLEQHFGAARFVYNHSLFLKNLMYNKFRINITEIDLNNHLFSLKETFPWLKDLNSQSLQQANRNLLTGFKNFFEGRGSYPTTKRKKDNCFTFQVPQNYQINLTSSQIYLPKIGWMKIILHRDFLSKEFIEKNLVIKEVNGEKILDQKINQELKVFKTLTVSRTPAGRYHVSILIENDETYPETASFNEKTTVGIDVGIKSFAVLSTGQVIDNPKFLKWSLKKLIKLQKSVSRKQKGSKNRKKAVSKLAKHHQLVANQRNDFQHKTSATIISDNQAVALEDLNVKGMVRNHCLAQSISDVGWSEFIRKLTYKAEWYGKTILQIGMFEASSKLCNVCGYKKDDLTLDIREWECPSCKTLHDRDINASINIKKIALNNLSTAGTAGRAC; translated from the coding sequence ATGAAAAAAGGTAATGTATATCGAATCTATCCTGACAAAGAACAAAAAACTTTGTTAGAACAACACTTTGGTGCTGCTAGATTTGTATACAATCACTCTCTTTTTCTCAAGAATTTGATGTACAATAAGTTCAGAATCAACATCACTGAAATTGACCTGAACAACCATCTGTTTTCTCTCAAAGAAACATTCCCGTGGTTAAAGGATCTTAACTCTCAGTCATTACAACAAGCAAATAGAAATCTATTGACTGGATTTAAGAACTTCTTTGAAGGAAGAGGTTCTTATCCAACAACCAAGAGAAAGAAAGATAATTGTTTTACATTTCAAGTTCCTCAGAACTATCAGATCAACCTGACTTCTTCTCAAATATACCTACCTAAAATAGGTTGGATGAAGATAATTCTTCATCGAGATTTTTTAAGCAAAGAATTCATTGAAAAAAATCTTGTAATAAAGGAAGTTAATGGAGAAAAGATCCTTGACCAGAAAATTAACCAGGAATTAAAGGTTTTCAAAACATTGACTGTTTCCAGAACACCAGCTGGAAGATATCATGTCAGCATTTTGATTGAAAACGATGAAACTTATCCAGAAACTGCTAGTTTCAATGAAAAAACTACTGTTGGTATTGATGTTGGAATCAAATCATTTGCTGTTCTATCCACAGGACAAGTAATTGATAATCCTAAGTTCCTGAAATGGTCATTAAAGAAACTCATCAAATTACAGAAAAGTGTTTCCAGAAAACAAAAAGGTTCAAAGAACAGGAAAAAAGCAGTTTCAAAATTAGCAAAACATCATCAGTTGGTAGCAAACCAGAGAAATGATTTCCAGCATAAGACTTCGGCAACTATAATTAGCGATAACCAAGCAGTTGCATTAGAAGACTTGAATGTCAAAGGAATGGTCAGGAATCATTGTCTTGCTCAGAGCATCAGTGATGTTGGATGGTCTGAGTTCATCAGAAAACTTACCTACAAAGCAGAATGGTATGGAAAAACAATTCTACAAATTGGTATGTTTGAAGCATCATCCAAGTTGTGTAATGTTTGTGGATACAAGAAGGATGACCTTACTCTTGACATAAGAGAATGGGAATGTCCTTCATGCAAGACATTACATGACAGAGACATAAATGCAAGTATCAACATCAAGAAAATTGCATTGAATAACTTAAGCACTGCAGGAACTGCAGGAAGAGCCTGTTGA
- a CDS encoding M48 family metallopeptidase — MDCGSERKDLILYGLDPGAYEHPLDSKALNSLEGTPGLENLLRKINEYGVELFLKTQYTGSNIKVTSQMFPEIHNILVHVCETVHLKPVPDLYITQDPVINAFTVGSENPIIVLNAKTVECLTEKELQFIIGHEVGHIKSQHVLYHMLAAIILPSIGDFVGKVTLGIGGLLTDSLQLALLTWQRKSEFTSDRAGLLACQDRDAAITAFMKIAGAPESHYNNLDPEKFLAQAREFKGFDESNWKAIIKFVSVLGSTHPWTVVRCAELDKWIVSGEYQRLLDTYGRERKDVEVVCGNCGNKLINGARFCGNCGLKVPE, encoded by the coding sequence ATGGATTGTGGATCTGAACGAAAAGATCTTATCCTTTATGGATTGGATCCGGGGGCTTATGAGCATCCCCTTGATAGTAAAGCACTTAATTCTCTTGAGGGGACGCCCGGTCTGGAAAATTTGCTGCGTAAAATCAATGAATATGGTGTGGAGCTTTTTCTCAAGACTCAATATACAGGCAGTAATATAAAAGTTACTTCTCAGATGTTCCCTGAAATTCACAATATATTAGTCCATGTGTGCGAAACTGTTCATTTAAAGCCCGTGCCTGATTTGTATATAACCCAAGACCCAGTTATTAATGCTTTTACCGTGGGATCCGAAAATCCAATAATAGTTCTTAATGCCAAAACCGTGGAATGTCTTACGGAGAAAGAATTGCAGTTTATCATTGGACATGAAGTGGGTCATATAAAGAGTCAGCACGTGCTCTATCATATGTTAGCTGCAATTATACTGCCAAGCATCGGTGATTTTGTTGGTAAAGTGACTTTAGGTATTGGAGGGCTTTTAACTGATTCTCTGCAGCTTGCATTGCTGACTTGGCAAAGAAAATCTGAGTTTACATCCGACCGTGCCGGACTTTTGGCATGCCAGGATAGAGATGCAGCCATAACAGCATTTATGAAGATAGCCGGCGCACCAGAATCTCACTACAATAATCTTGATCCAGAGAAATTCTTAGCTCAGGCTAGGGAATTTAAAGGGTTTGATGAAAGTAACTGGAAGGCTATTATCAAATTTGTAAGCGTTCTTGGTAGCACTCATCCATGGACAGTTGTAAGATGTGCTGAGCTTGACAAGTGGATTGTATCTGGAGAATACCAGAGATTGCTAGATACATATGGCAGGGAAAGAAAGGATGTGGAGGTTGTGTGTGGTAATTGTGGGAATAAACTTATAAATGGTGCAAGGTTTTGCGGAAATTGTGGCTTAAAAGTGCCGGAGTGA
- a CDS encoding PGF-pre-PGF domain-containing protein — protein sequence MINKKDCLSNMTIGIVLLILLTLLSSPVLAANEVSVSRTISEDTVNPGDTFTVTLKLTTNQELSAMSLKENVPSGWEISERNSGRFTYSSGNKQWTWSDTTSNITSGTAATITYDVTVPESATAGTYSITGYASCTPSTGGSASQTSVSGENTITVTIEDVAPVLSYIGSKAVNENSSLSFTISATDANGDAITYSAIGLPSGASFNSNTGVFIWTPAYTASGTYDVVFVATANGLTDSETVTITVGNMDRSPVLNTIGNKTASMNTLLSFTVSATDFDGDSIVYSATGLPTGATFSTTTGEFSWTPVNGTEGIYVVTFTAESKGLTDSEMVVISTSVDKTTLNAALLQTNLKVSTAVAGTQVGQYPQSAIDAFKAVIVTVQAVADNSAATVAQISQAATDLATAEAAFDASIIGLDQISPAPVKGLAVEGVGANWIKWTWVNPTDSDFSYAMVYMDNVFITNTVNNSINFYNATGLVGGTTYTIGIKTVDTSSNINTTQVNSSATTLHIPTISNLEDTSITKNSITLEWEASNDTTRVEISRNSTLIGSISGATTYTDSNLTSDTTYSYTLVPYDEDDLAGVSASISLTTSSSKSSGGGGGSSSSKSSSSGGGGGGSGSSEDFANIALKDVANAYMKIDSNVTYEFTKEGNDIQSINVYSLKNSGQITSTIELLNNRSKLVNSTPEGSIYKYVNIWVGKSGFSTADNFKDAKITFKVNNSWIQTMGLGLEDIKLQRYSGNAWQVLPTIQVNNTTTGYVVFESQTPGFSPFAITAIKSSTAPVNTDTEAKMESVASEDVDNTPSQEEVASTEDTQSKRSNPWILVFGLFMVVGMIAGYNWLLKR from the coding sequence ATGATTAATAAAAAAGATTGTTTATCGAACATGACTATAGGAATAGTCTTGCTTATTCTCTTGACATTACTTTCAAGCCCCGTTTTAGCTGCTAATGAAGTATCCGTTTCCAGAACAATCTCCGAAGATACGGTAAATCCCGGTGACACATTTACAGTAACTCTAAAGTTGACTACAAATCAAGAACTTTCAGCGATGAGTCTGAAAGAAAATGTGCCCAGCGGGTGGGAGATATCTGAACGAAATTCTGGACGATTTACATATTCTTCAGGCAATAAACAATGGACGTGGTCAGATACGACATCCAATATAACTTCAGGCACTGCTGCAACAATTACTTATGATGTTACAGTTCCAGAAAGTGCGACAGCTGGGACTTATTCGATAACAGGATATGCTTCATGTACTCCTTCAACAGGCGGAAGTGCTTCCCAGACAAGTGTTTCAGGAGAAAATACAATCACAGTAACAATAGAAGATGTTGCTCCGGTTCTTAGTTATATCGGCAGTAAAGCTGTTAATGAAAACTCCTCTCTGTCATTTACCATTTCTGCAACAGATGCTAATGGTGATGCAATTACTTATTCTGCTATAGGTTTGCCTTCTGGTGCTTCTTTTAATAGTAATACTGGCGTATTTATCTGGACCCCTGCTTACACAGCTTCCGGCACATATGATGTGGTGTTTGTTGCGACAGCAAATGGCCTTACTGACTCCGAAACTGTCACTATCACAGTGGGAAATATGGATAGATCTCCAGTCCTTAATACTATTGGAAATAAAACTGCGTCAATGAATACACTGCTGAGCTTTACTGTATCTGCAACAGACTTTGATGGCGATAGCATTGTTTATTCTGCTACAGGCCTTCCCACAGGAGCAACGTTTAGCACAACTACTGGAGAGTTCAGTTGGACTCCTGTTAATGGTACTGAAGGAATATATGTCGTTACTTTCACTGCTGAATCTAAAGGACTTACAGACTCTGAAATGGTTGTAATCTCTACTTCTGTAGACAAAACGACATTAAACGCTGCACTTCTTCAAACCAACCTCAAGGTAAGTACAGCTGTAGCCGGTACTCAAGTTGGTCAATATCCTCAATCAGCAATCGATGCTTTTAAAGCAGTAATAGTCACAGTTCAGGCAGTTGCCGATAATTCCGCTGCTACTGTGGCACAGATATCTCAAGCTGCTACGGATCTGGCAACCGCTGAAGCTGCATTTGATGCATCTATAATTGGGCTCGATCAGATATCACCTGCTCCTGTTAAAGGCCTTGCAGTAGAGGGAGTTGGTGCAAACTGGATAAAATGGACGTGGGTAAACCCTACAGATTCAGATTTCAGTTATGCAATGGTTTACATGGATAATGTGTTCATCACAAATACGGTCAATAATTCTATAAATTTCTATAATGCAACAGGCTTAGTGGGAGGTACTACCTATACTATTGGAATCAAGACGGTGGATACTTCATCGAACATAAATACAACTCAGGTAAACAGCTCGGCTACAACATTACATATTCCTACTATTTCCAATCTTGAGGATACGAGCATTACGAAAAATTCTATTACTCTTGAATGGGAAGCTTCCAATGATACTACAAGGGTGGAAATAAGCCGAAATAGCACTCTCATTGGAAGTATCAGCGGAGCAACAACATATACAGACAGTAATCTGACCAGCGATACTACCTATAGTTATACTCTAGTTCCTTATGATGAAGATGATCTGGCAGGAGTATCAGCAAGTATAAGCCTTACAACATCTTCTTCAAAAAGCAGTGGTGGTGGAGGAGGAAGCAGTAGCAGCAAGAGCAGCAGCAGTGGAGGTGGCGGAGGCGGATCCGGAAGTTCCGAAGATTTTGCCAACATTGCTCTGAAAGATGTTGCAAATGCTTACATGAAAATAGACTCAAATGTTACATATGAGTTCACAAAAGAGGGGAATGACATCCAATCTATCAACGTATATTCACTTAAGAACTCAGGGCAGATAACCTCCACCATCGAACTGCTCAATAACAGGTCGAAATTAGTTAACAGTACGCCTGAAGGATCAATTTACAAATATGTTAATATATGGGTAGGCAAGTCAGGCTTTTCTACAGCAGATAATTTCAAAGATGCTAAAATAACGTTCAAGGTCAACAATTCATGGATACAGACAATGGGTTTAGGCCTTGAAGATATCAAGCTGCAAAGATATAGTGGAAATGCATGGCAAGTACTACCTACTATCCAGGTAAACAATACAACAACAGGTTATGTAGTATTCGAATCGCAGACGCCTGGTTTCTCTCCGTTCGCCATAACTGCTATAAAGTCATCGACAGCACCTGTGAATACTGATACAGAAGCAAAAATGGAGAGTGTTGCTTCAGAAGATGTTGATAATACTCCTTCACAGGAAGAAGTTGCCAGTACGGAGGATACACAATCAAAGAGATCCAATCCATGGATACTTGTTTTTGGGCTCTTCATGGTAGTAGGAATGATTGCCGGATATAACTGGCTGTTGAAAAGGTAA